A region of Candidatus Liberibacter africanus PTSAPSY DNA encodes the following proteins:
- the tuf gene encoding elongation factor Tu, producing MSDKHFVRDKESLGLSTIGHVDHGKTTLTAAITKYYSDEKKGYGDIDSAPEERVRGITISTAHVHYRTENRFYSHIDCPGHADYVKNMITGAAQADGAILVCSADDGPMPQTKEHILLARQIGISSLVVYLNKIDVIRDEELLELVEDEIRTLLKCHGYPGDEVPIIRGSADCALQGKEKDMGEDSIHALMQAIDSYIPTPSRSLDSPFLMHIESSCTVEGRGTVVTGRVKRGQLTAGSDVEILGMGGKNLKVKCTDIEMFRRKLDKAIAGDNVGLLLRGVNRADVPRGRVVCAPGSIKDYRKFMANVYVLTKEEGGRHTGFLNNYRPQFFMDTADVTGKVTLPSDVKAVMPGDRVDLEIELISPIAMEKDQRFSIREGGKTIGAGMITKIIE from the coding sequence ATGTCAGATAAACATTTTGTTCGAGACAAAGAGAGTCTTGGTCTTAGTACTATAGGTCACGTTGATCATGGTAAGACGACGCTAACCGCGGCTATTACGAAGTACTATAGTGATGAGAAGAAGGGCTACGGCGATATTGACAGTGCGCCGGAAGAGCGGGTTCGAGGCATTACTATTTCTACTGCGCATGTACACTATAGGACTGAGAATCGTTTTTATAGCCACATTGATTGTCCTGGACACGCTGATTATGTGAAGAATATGATTACTGGTGCGGCGCAAGCTGATGGTGCTATTCTTGTATGTTCTGCAGATGACGGTCCTATGCCTCAGACGAAGGAGCATATTCTTTTAGCTCGTCAGATAGGTATTTCATCTTTGGTTGTTTATCTGAATAAGATCGATGTGATTAGGGATGAGGAGTTATTGGAGCTTGTTGAAGACGAGATTCGTACTCTTTTAAAATGCCATGGTTATCCTGGTGACGAAGTGCCTATTATTAGGGGTTCTGCTGACTGTGCGTTGCAGGGTAAGGAGAAAGATATGGGGGAAGATTCTATTCATGCTTTGATGCAGGCGATTGATTCTTATATTCCTACCCCATCTCGTTCTTTAGACAGTCCTTTTTTGATGCATATAGAGAGTTCTTGTACGGTTGAAGGTCGCGGTACTGTTGTGACTGGTCGAGTTAAGCGTGGTCAGCTTACAGCAGGGAGTGATGTTGAAATACTTGGTATGGGTGGCAAAAACCTTAAGGTCAAGTGTACAGACATAGAAATGTTTCGTCGCAAACTAGACAAAGCTATAGCTGGAGATAATGTTGGCTTGCTTCTTCGAGGAGTGAATAGAGCGGATGTTCCTAGGGGTAGGGTTGTTTGTGCTCCTGGTTCTATTAAAGATTATCGTAAGTTTATGGCCAATGTTTATGTGTTGACGAAAGAAGAAGGTGGTCGTCATACAGGTTTTTTAAATAATTATCGTCCTCAGTTTTTCATGGATACAGCTGACGTTACTGGTAAAGTAACTCTTCCTTCTGATGTGAAAGCTGTGATGCCTGGAGATAGGGTTGATTTAGAGATAGAGCTTATCAGTCCGATTGCGATGGAAAAAGACCAACGTTTTTCTATTCGTGAAGGAGGGAAGACCATAGGTGCTGGGATGATTACTAAAATCATAGAATAG
- the secE gene encoding preprotein translocase subunit SecE yields MRVDKLGVLSFFKQVKDEYKKIFWPSRNEVLVSVIVVIIMISMSSAFFFVVDYLIGWFMHSLLGVGE; encoded by the coding sequence GTGAGAGTTGATAAATTGGGTGTTTTAAGTTTTTTCAAACAAGTTAAGGATGAGTATAAGAAGATATTTTGGCCATCTCGCAATGAGGTTTTGGTTTCAGTTATCGTGGTGATAATTATGATATCTATGTCTTCGGCGTTTTTTTTTGTGGTTGATTATTTAATAGGGTGGTTTATGCATTCTCTTTTGGGCGTTGGTGAGTAA
- the nusG gene encoding transcription termination/antitermination protein NusG codes for MTACWYIIQVYSNCEKKTVELIRGRLNRSGLDHLVEEITVPSEKVVCVRKGRKVNSERRFFPGYVLIKAVMTDKVYHAIKDTPKVMGFLGSGKNPAPVADSEIGRIMNQIEEAVQKPASSVVFEIGEQVCVSDGPFASFNGIVKDVDEERSRLKVEVSIFGRATPVELAYNQVEKVV; via the coding sequence ATGACAGCTTGTTGGTATATAATCCAAGTTTATTCTAATTGTGAAAAAAAAACGGTTGAGTTGATTCGTGGCAGATTAAATAGATCTGGATTAGATCACTTGGTTGAAGAAATTACTGTCCCTTCAGAAAAAGTAGTTTGTGTTCGCAAAGGACGAAAGGTTAATTCTGAACGTAGATTTTTCCCTGGATATGTGTTGATTAAGGCAGTTATGACTGATAAGGTGTATCATGCCATTAAGGATACTCCTAAGGTTATGGGTTTTCTTGGTTCTGGAAAGAATCCTGCGCCAGTTGCGGATTCTGAGATTGGTCGCATCATGAATCAGATAGAGGAGGCTGTTCAGAAGCCTGCATCTTCTGTTGTTTTTGAGATTGGTGAGCAGGTTTGTGTTTCTGATGGACCGTTTGCATCTTTTAATGGTATTGTAAAGGATGTTGATGAAGAGAGGTCTCGTCTTAAGGTAGAGGTTTCGATTTTTGGTCGCGCTACGCCGGTAGAGTTAGCGTATAATCAAGTTGAGAAGGTTGTATGA
- the rplK gene encoding 50S ribosomal protein L11: MAKVVFRKVKLQIESGSAKPSPPVGPVIGQTGISIMAFCKAFNAATQDMEKGIPIPTTVTCYKDKSFDFTMSQPPVSFFLKKEAGVKSGSKLPGKESCGSISREKVKKIAELKMQDMGAISIEGAVSMVEGSAFSMGMSVVD, from the coding sequence ATGGCTAAAGTGGTTTTTCGTAAAGTTAAATTGCAGATAGAATCAGGTTCTGCAAAACCTTCTCCGCCTGTTGGTCCTGTTATTGGGCAGACTGGTATTTCTATTATGGCATTTTGTAAGGCGTTTAATGCTGCAACCCAAGATATGGAAAAAGGTATCCCTATTCCAACTACTGTAACTTGTTATAAAGACAAGTCTTTTGATTTTACGATGAGTCAGCCGCCTGTAAGTTTTTTTCTTAAAAAAGAGGCAGGTGTTAAGTCGGGATCTAAGCTTCCTGGCAAGGAATCCTGTGGTTCTATTTCAAGAGAAAAAGTTAAAAAAATTGCAGAATTAAAGATGCAAGATATGGGTGCTATTAGCATTGAGGGTGCTGTGAGCATGGTAGAAGGTTCGGCTTTTTCAATGGGTATGAGTGTGGTGGATTAA
- the rplA gene encoding 50S ribosomal protein L1: MSKISKRMRKIAQGIDRSALYGLSDAVAMIKERSVAKFDETVEIAMNLGVDSRHANQMVRGVVTMPNGTGVNVRVAVFATSSKASEAIEAGADIVGGEDLFEIVKSGKIDFDRCIATPDMMPLVGKLGRVLGPRGIMPNLRVGTVTTDVATAVRESKSGAVDFRSEKAGIVHAGIGKVSFDNKKIEENVLAFVSAVLKAKPAVSKGDYVKRITLSSTMGCGIKVDLSSFAV, from the coding sequence ATGTCTAAAATTTCTAAACGTATGCGAAAGATTGCTCAGGGAATTGATCGTTCAGCATTGTACGGTTTGAGTGATGCTGTGGCGATGATTAAAGAGCGTTCTGTAGCTAAATTTGATGAAACCGTTGAGATAGCAATGAATTTAGGGGTTGATTCTCGTCATGCTAATCAGATGGTTCGAGGTGTTGTCACTATGCCTAATGGTACGGGGGTAAATGTTCGTGTTGCGGTGTTTGCTACATCTTCTAAGGCTAGTGAGGCTATAGAAGCGGGTGCTGATATTGTTGGGGGGGAAGATCTTTTTGAAATTGTTAAAAGTGGAAAAATAGATTTTGATCGTTGTATTGCAACTCCAGATATGATGCCATTGGTTGGAAAATTAGGTAGAGTTTTAGGTCCTCGTGGGATTATGCCTAATTTGAGGGTTGGTACCGTGACAACAGATGTCGCTACTGCTGTTCGAGAGTCTAAAAGTGGTGCGGTTGATTTTCGTTCGGAGAAAGCGGGAATTGTTCATGCTGGGATAGGAAAAGTTTCTTTTGATAACAAAAAAATAGAAGAGAATGTTCTGGCTTTTGTTAGCGCTGTTTTGAAGGCAAAGCCTGCTGTTTCAAAAGGTGATTATGTGAAGCGCATTACTTTGTCATCGACTATGGGGTGTGGTATAAAGGTTGACCTTTCGAGTTTTGCTGTTTAA
- the rplJ gene encoding 50S ribosomal protein L10, producing MNRQEKSVEISELSKIFSSSGSVVVAHYKGISVAQIKDLRKKVREAGGGVKVAKNRLVKIAVSDTSLKGVSDLFVGQSLIVYSVDPIVAPKISVSFANDNKQFVVLGGILEKDILDQDSIKRIASLPNIDGIRSMIISAIQFNSTRLVNLLNAPQTKIVRAISAFVDKNQQS from the coding sequence TTGAATAGGCAAGAAAAGAGTGTGGAAATTTCTGAATTAAGTAAGATTTTTTCTTCTTCTGGATCAGTTGTTGTTGCGCACTATAAGGGAATTAGTGTAGCGCAGATAAAAGATCTTCGAAAGAAAGTGCGAGAAGCTGGTGGAGGTGTAAAGGTTGCGAAAAATCGTCTTGTTAAGATTGCCGTCAGCGATACTAGTTTGAAGGGTGTTTCAGATCTTTTTGTTGGGCAATCATTGATTGTTTATTCGGTTGACCCTATTGTTGCTCCTAAGATTTCTGTGAGCTTTGCGAATGATAATAAACAGTTTGTGGTTCTTGGCGGTATTTTGGAGAAAGATATTCTTGACCAAGATTCTATCAAACGGATTGCTTCGTTGCCTAATATTGATGGTATTCGTTCTATGATCATTAGTGCTATTCAATTTAATTCGACTAGATTGGTAAATCTTCTTAATGCACCTCAGACTAAAATTGTTCGTGCTATTTCTGCTTTTGTAGATAAAAATCAACAAAGTTAG
- the rplL gene encoding 50S ribosomal protein L7/L12, translated as MSNIESIVEKLSSLTLLQAAELSKRLEEEWGVSAAAPVAVVASAAGESAAAVAEKTEFEVFLEGFDAKKKISVIKEVRAITELGLKEAKDFVESAPKSLKTGVSKDEAEELKKKLEAAGATIILR; from the coding sequence ATGTCCAATATTGAATCAATTGTTGAAAAATTATCGTCTCTTACGCTCCTTCAAGCGGCAGAACTTTCTAAAAGATTAGAAGAAGAATGGGGAGTTTCTGCTGCTGCTCCTGTAGCTGTTGTTGCGTCTGCGGCAGGGGAATCTGCTGCTGCTGTTGCTGAAAAAACTGAATTTGAGGTTTTTCTAGAAGGTTTTGATGCTAAGAAAAAAATCAGCGTTATAAAGGAAGTGCGGGCGATTACTGAATTGGGGCTTAAAGAAGCTAAAGATTTCGTGGAAAGTGCTCCTAAGAGCTTAAAAACGGGTGTTAGTAAGGATGAGGCAGAGGAGCTGAAGAAAAAGCTTGAAGCTGCTGGTGCAACTATAATCCTGCGTTAA
- the rpoB gene encoding DNA-directed RNA polymerase subunit beta — protein sequence MAKGIVFNGLGRARKFFGKNPEIIDIPDLIEVQKASYDQFLMMNTAPEDRPNEGLQAAFKSVFPIKAFSGAAMLEFVSYEFDPPKFDVDDCLRRDLTYAVPLKIILRLIVFDVDEFTGAKSIKDIKEQSIYMGDVPLMTKDGTFVINGTQRIVVSQLHRSPGIHFDHDKGKASLSGKLLYACRIIPDQGLWMDIEFDSKDIIHIRIDRRRKIPVTSFLMALGMDSEEILSTFYSKIVYSKRNDFWCFPFDSTHLMLNSKVSYDLFDVDTGEKIIESGKKVTASLLKNLEEKGVKFLGITSDCLNGLYVAEDVVNGETGEIYSEVGDAINEESLESILNCGIEDISILHVDYSSNNTYVRSTLVADKNKDRRDALLDIYRVMRPGDVSTLAAAESMFNFLFFNPDKYDLSTVGRVKMNMRLNLDTPDDVRYIRKEDVIAIIKILVDLRNGKGTIDDIDNLGNRRVRSVGEMLKNQYRLGLLRMERSIKERISAVDIDSVMPQDLINAKPVVSAVREFFCSSQLSQLEEHVNSLSRITHTRRLSALGQGGVARARAGVEMRDVHPTHYGRICPAETSEGHNIGLVSSLTSFARVNAYGFIETPYRKVCNGKVTDEVVYLSAMEEENRYISQASASLDENGAFTEDLVFCRCAGEEILVPKEKIDFIDASPKQVVSIAASLIPFLENDDSNRVLMGCNMQRQAVPLLKAEAPFVGTGMESVVAKSSGAAIVAKRAGIVEQVDAIRIVIRVVEDDLDPSASGVDIYRLMKFQRSNQNTCVNQRPLVKVGDEVRRNDIIADGPSTDLGDLALGRNMLVAFVPWHGYNFEDSMLISERMVSEDVFTSIHIEEFEVMARDTKLGPEEITRDIPNVSEEGLKNIDECGIICVGAEVNPGDILVGKITPKGESPMTPEEKLLRAIFGEKAVDVRDTSLRVPSGVSGTVVEVRIFNRHGVDKNERSISVEREQIDLLIRDKDDEQAILDRNVYSRLKEILCGQTAISGPKDFKKLSVLSSDLISRYQRSQWWQFAVQDEKVQRNVESLKTQYETSKSILENRFKNKIDKIQWGDDMPPGVLRVIKVFVAMKRPIQSGDKMAGRHGNKGIVSRILPCEDMPFLEDGTSVDIVLNPLGVPSRMNVGQIFETHLGWASVGLGKKIKSSINDYKANGDIGPLRSFLEKIIGNGPHAEKISEYDDDSVLRLAEQWKSGVPVSTPVFDGADEDAINSMLRMADLDESGQSILYDGITGEPFDRPVTVGYIYMLKLNHMVSDKVYARSTGSYSLVTQQPLGGKSNRGGQRLGEMEVRCTQAYGAAYVLQEMLTIKSDDVVGRTKVYESIVAGNNTFETGIPESFNVLIKEMQALGLSIDLENSHTKNSAKAKKFLI from the coding sequence ATGGCGAAAGGCATTGTGTTCAATGGTCTCGGGCGTGCGCGCAAATTTTTTGGAAAAAATCCTGAGATAATTGACATACCTGATCTCATTGAAGTTCAGAAAGCGTCTTATGATCAGTTTTTAATGATGAACACTGCTCCCGAAGATCGTCCTAATGAGGGTTTGCAGGCTGCTTTTAAGTCTGTTTTCCCAATCAAGGCTTTTTCTGGGGCTGCGATGCTTGAATTTGTGTCTTATGAATTTGATCCTCCAAAGTTTGATGTGGATGATTGTTTGCGACGTGATTTGACGTATGCTGTTCCGTTAAAAATTATTTTACGCTTGATTGTTTTTGATGTAGATGAGTTTACTGGAGCTAAATCTATCAAAGATATAAAAGAGCAGAGTATTTATATGGGCGATGTTCCTCTTATGACTAAAGATGGAACTTTTGTTATTAATGGTACTCAGCGTATAGTTGTTTCTCAACTGCATCGTTCTCCTGGTATACATTTCGATCATGATAAGGGAAAAGCGAGCTTATCGGGTAAGCTGTTATATGCTTGTCGTATTATTCCTGATCAAGGTCTATGGATGGATATAGAGTTTGATTCTAAGGATATTATTCATATACGCATAGATAGACGTCGTAAAATTCCCGTTACGTCTTTTTTAATGGCTTTAGGTATGGATTCTGAAGAGATTCTCTCTACCTTTTATTCTAAGATTGTTTATTCTAAAAGAAATGATTTTTGGTGTTTTCCGTTTGATTCTACTCATTTGATGCTTAATTCAAAGGTTTCTTATGATCTTTTTGATGTTGATACTGGTGAGAAGATTATCGAAAGTGGGAAAAAAGTTACTGCGAGTTTGTTGAAAAACTTAGAAGAAAAGGGTGTTAAGTTTTTAGGGATTACGTCGGACTGTTTAAATGGTTTGTATGTAGCAGAAGACGTTGTTAATGGAGAAACTGGCGAGATATATAGTGAAGTCGGTGATGCGATCAATGAAGAAAGTTTAGAATCAATTTTAAATTGTGGTATTGAAGATATATCCATTCTTCACGTTGATTATTCTAGTAATAATACTTATGTGCGTAGCACATTGGTAGCGGATAAGAATAAAGATCGTAGAGACGCCCTTTTAGACATTTATCGTGTTATGCGCCCAGGAGATGTTTCTACTCTTGCTGCTGCAGAATCAATGTTTAATTTTCTTTTTTTTAATCCTGATAAGTACGATCTTTCAACTGTTGGTCGTGTTAAGATGAATATGCGTTTGAATCTTGATACTCCTGATGACGTGCGCTATATCAGAAAAGAAGATGTTATCGCCATTATCAAGATACTGGTTGATTTGCGTAACGGCAAGGGAACGATTGATGATATCGATAATTTAGGAAATCGGCGAGTTCGTTCTGTCGGTGAGATGTTAAAAAATCAATATCGTCTGGGGTTATTGCGGATGGAGCGTTCCATTAAGGAGCGTATTTCGGCAGTTGATATTGATTCTGTTATGCCTCAAGATCTTATTAATGCTAAACCTGTGGTTTCTGCTGTTCGTGAATTCTTTTGTTCTTCACAGCTTTCTCAGCTTGAAGAGCATGTGAATTCTCTTTCGCGTATTACGCACACGCGTCGTTTATCTGCTTTAGGTCAAGGAGGTGTAGCAAGAGCTAGAGCAGGGGTAGAAATGCGAGATGTGCATCCAACGCATTATGGTCGTATTTGTCCTGCAGAAACGTCAGAAGGTCATAATATTGGTTTGGTGAGCTCTCTTACATCTTTTGCGCGTGTTAATGCATATGGTTTTATTGAAACTCCGTACCGCAAAGTTTGTAATGGTAAGGTTACGGATGAAGTCGTATACCTTTCCGCTATGGAAGAAGAAAATCGTTATATTTCGCAGGCCAGTGCATCTCTTGATGAGAATGGTGCTTTTACAGAAGATTTAGTTTTTTGTCGCTGTGCAGGGGAAGAAATTCTTGTTCCTAAAGAAAAAATAGACTTTATAGATGCTTCTCCTAAGCAGGTGGTTTCAATAGCAGCTTCACTTATTCCATTTTTAGAAAATGATGATTCCAATCGTGTTTTGATGGGCTGTAATATGCAACGTCAGGCGGTTCCTTTGTTAAAAGCGGAGGCTCCTTTTGTTGGTACTGGTATGGAGTCGGTTGTCGCTAAAAGTTCCGGAGCGGCTATTGTTGCAAAACGTGCTGGAATCGTAGAACAGGTTGATGCGATACGTATAGTAATTCGTGTGGTAGAAGACGATCTTGATCCTTCTGCTTCTGGGGTTGATATTTATCGATTGATGAAATTTCAACGTTCTAATCAAAATACTTGTGTTAATCAGCGTCCACTAGTGAAAGTTGGAGATGAGGTTCGCAGAAATGACATTATAGCAGATGGTCCATCTACAGATTTAGGGGATCTGGCGCTTGGTCGTAATATGCTTGTCGCTTTTGTTCCTTGGCACGGGTATAATTTTGAAGATTCTATGTTAATATCTGAACGTATGGTTTCTGAAGATGTCTTTACTTCTATTCATATAGAAGAATTTGAAGTTATGGCACGTGATACTAAACTAGGACCAGAAGAAATTACTCGTGATATACCTAATGTATCAGAAGAAGGATTAAAAAATATTGATGAATGTGGAATCATTTGTGTTGGGGCAGAGGTTAATCCTGGTGATATCTTAGTAGGAAAGATAACTCCTAAAGGTGAAAGTCCGATGACTCCTGAAGAAAAGCTTTTGCGAGCTATTTTTGGCGAAAAAGCTGTAGATGTACGTGATACATCTTTGCGTGTTCCTTCTGGGGTGTCTGGTACGGTTGTTGAAGTTCGTATTTTTAATCGTCATGGTGTTGATAAGAATGAACGTTCTATATCTGTTGAGCGAGAACAGATTGATCTTCTTATTCGAGATAAGGATGATGAGCAGGCAATTTTAGATCGCAATGTTTATAGTCGTCTGAAAGAAATTTTATGTGGTCAAACGGCGATTTCTGGACCTAAAGATTTTAAAAAGTTATCTGTTCTTTCAAGTGATTTAATCTCAAGGTATCAGCGTTCTCAATGGTGGCAGTTTGCGGTTCAAGATGAAAAAGTACAGCGAAATGTCGAATCTTTAAAAACTCAATACGAAACTTCTAAATCTATCCTTGAAAATCGTTTTAAGAATAAAATTGATAAAATCCAATGGGGCGATGATATGCCTCCTGGCGTTTTAAGGGTGATTAAAGTGTTTGTTGCGATGAAGCGTCCAATTCAGTCAGGGGATAAAATGGCTGGGCGTCATGGTAATAAAGGAATTGTTTCTCGCATATTGCCTTGTGAGGATATGCCGTTTCTCGAGGATGGTACTTCTGTTGATATTGTACTTAATCCATTAGGTGTTCCTTCTCGTATGAATGTTGGGCAGATTTTCGAAACTCATCTTGGATGGGCTTCTGTTGGTCTTGGGAAAAAGATCAAAAGTAGTATCAATGATTATAAAGCTAATGGTGATATAGGGCCATTGCGGAGTTTTCTAGAGAAGATAATAGGAAATGGTCCTCATGCTGAAAAGATATCAGAATACGATGATGATTCTGTATTGCGTTTAGCAGAACAATGGAAATCAGGTGTTCCTGTTTCAACGCCCGTATTTGATGGGGCTGATGAAGATGCTATAAATTCGATGCTTCGTATGGCTGACTTAGATGAAAGTGGACAGTCTATTTTATATGATGGTATTACTGGTGAGCCATTTGATCGACCTGTGACCGTTGGGTATATTTATATGTTGAAGCTTAATCATATGGTTTCAGATAAAGTTTATGCTCGTTCTACTGGAAGTTATTCACTTGTTACACAGCAGCCTTTAGGTGGAAAATCTAACAGAGGTGGTCAGCGTTTAGGAGAGATGGAAGTGAGATGTACGCAGGCTTATGGTGCTGCTTATGTTTTGCAAGAAATGCTGACAATCAAGTCTGACGATGTTGTGGGTCGTACTAAAGTTTATGAATCTATTGTCGCAGGAAACAATACTTTTGAAACAGGTATACCGGAGAGTTTCAATGTTTTAATTAAAGAAATGCAAGCTTTAGGTTTGAGTATTGATTTAGAAAATTCGCACACAAAAAACAGCGCAAAAGCAAAAAAATTTCTGATTTAA